The window ATGTACATCGGCGGCACAGACCAGCGCGGGCTCCATCACCTCGTCTACGAGATAACCTATAACAGCATCGATGAGGCCATGGCTGGCTGCTGCGATAAAGTACTGGTCACCCTCAGGGAAGACGGCGGCGTCACCGTGGAGGACAACGGTCGCGGCATACCCGTGGATATCCATCGCTCTACAAAAGTTTCGGCACTGGAGACGGTGATGACCGTACTGCACGCCGGGGCCAAGTTCGGCGGTCGCACTTATCAGGTTTCCGGCGGTCTGCATGGCGTGGGGGCTTCGGTGGTCAATGCCCTTTCTTCCTATGTCTGCTGTAACGTGCGGCGCGATGGCAAAGAGTATCAGCAGGAGTACCGCCAGGGAATACCGCAGGGACCGGTGACGGAAATCGGCAAGGCCAGTGAAAACGGCACCACCATCACCTTCTACGCCGATGAGGAGATTTTCGGCTCGGCCAGATATGATTTTGACATTCTCAGAGAGCGTATTCGCGAGATGGCCTACCTGAACAAGGGCCTGGAAATCGCTTTCAAAGACGAACAAGGAGACCAGGAGCAGACCTTTTACTTTGAAGGAGGTATCACCAGTTTTGTCCGCCATCTGAACCGGGGCCGGACGGTCCGTCACGCCAGCCCGATTTACATTGCTAAAGAAGTAAACAGCACCATCGCCGAGGTAGCGCTCCAGTACAATGACGGCTTTGCCGAGTCCGTTTTCAGCTTTGCCAACTGCGTCAATACTGTTGACGGTGGCTCACACCTCACCGGCTTCCGCTCGGCGCTGACCCGGGTGCTGAACGATTACGCCCACAAGAACAAGCTGGTCAAGGACGATGAGCCGAACCTTACCGGGGAGGATGTAAGGGAAGGGTTAACCGCCATAATCAGCGTCAAGCTCCACGAGCCGCAGTTCGAAGGCCAGACCAAGGCCAAGCTGGGCAACATTGAAGTCAAAAGCCAGGTGGAGAGCGTAGTCGGAGAGGGACTTTCTGGTTACCTTGAAGAGCACCCCGACGAGGCAAGAAGAATTATTGAAAAGTGCATAATCGCTGCCAAGGGAA of the Chloroflexota bacterium genome contains:
- the gyrB gene encoding DNA topoisomerase (ATP-hydrolyzing) subunit B, whose product is MARKKSASVETQNNQNNEYTAEDIQVLGGREAVRRRPGMYIGGTDQRGLHHLVYEITYNSIDEAMAGCCDKVLVTLREDGGVTVEDNGRGIPVDIHRSTKVSALETVMTVLHAGAKFGGRTYQVSGGLHGVGASVVNALSSYVCCNVRRDGKEYQQEYRQGIPQGPVTEIGKASENGTTITFYADEEIFGSARYDFDILRERIREMAYLNKGLEIAFKDEQGDQEQTFYFEGGITSFVRHLNRGRTVRHASPIYIAKEVNSTIAEVALQYNDGFAESVFSFANCVNTVDGGSHLTGFRSALTRVLNDYAHKNKLVKDDEPNLTGEDVREGLTAIISVKLHEPQFEGQTKAKLGNIEVKSQVESVVGEGLSGYLEEHPDEARRIIEKCIIAAKGREAARKARDLIIRKSSLDTGTLPGKLADCSEKDPAHCELYLVEGDSAGGSAKQGRNRRFQAILPLRGKILNVEKAPPEKMLGSEEIRILITALGAGIGDDFDAARLRYHRVILMTDADVDGSHIRTLLLTFFFRHMPGLLSNGYLYIAQPPLYRLKAASNQHWVYSEQQKEEKMKELKGARKIEVQRYKGLGEMTPEQLWETTMNPDTRTLLSVSVEDAVEADHIFHVLMGNEVPPRKAFIQAHAKSVRNLDI